The genomic region TGAAACAATCCCGTAGATTCCTTTCCAAACGTAAGGCCAAAAAGACTGAGAAATTAGCAAAGAGTCGTTGACTTCTCCACGTCAAAGCAAACCTAATAAGTTGTAACACCTTTGCCCACTGGTGATTCTCACTATGGGCGAAATCAAGGTCAAGCTCGTCAATTATACAAAAAAACCACTTGAAACTGTCACATGGTCAGCACTCATAAGCTACTGGGAGGACTGGGAAACTGAAGCCTTTGAGAGAATGAGCGAGAAGGACGTCGAGATGCACCTGCCGAGGGTTCTCGGCTACGGCCACGAGTCAATCCTTGAGCATGCGGTTCTTACCTTTGCAATTGAGGGATGTTCTCGCGTATGTTCTCACCAATTAGTGAGACATAGGATAGCAAGCTATACCCAGCAGTCCCAGCGTTACGTAAAATTGAACCCAAATGATGTTGAGGAAACCTTTGTAATTCCGAAGAGCGTGAAAGAAAATCCGGAGCTCTACGAGAAGTGGAAAGAGCTCATGAGGAGCGCCATCGAGCTATATGAGGAAACTCACAGGGCCGGCGTTCACCAAGAGGATGCCCGTTTCATCCTACCCCAGGCAGTCAGAACGAAGATAGTCGTTACGATGAACCTCCGCGAGCTTAAGCACTTTTTTGGGCTGAGGCTCTGCGAGAGGGCCCAGTGGGAGATTCGAGAAGTTGCTTGGAAGATGCTTGAGGAGATAGCGAAGAACGATGAGCTGAGGCCAATTATAAGGTGGGCAAAGCTCGGGCCACGCTGTATACAACTCGGATACTGTCCGGAGAGAGAACTAATGCCAAAGGGCTGTTTGAAACGGACGAAAGAACGCTGGATAAAACTAACCGAGGTTGAGTAATTTTGCGGAGGATTTAAAAACTAACGTGCATTCTTTTCATCGAAATTCAAAGGGGGTAATAATATGAAGTCCAAGAGCTGGGAGGTTGAACTTCCATACGACTGGGAAACTCTTATATTAATCCTGAGTGAGCCCGAAAAGACACTGCCGTTTTTCCCGTATTTCGAAAAATTCGAGAGGGGCAGGGTAAAATTCAAGGTTCCCCGGTTTATATTCAACTTCGGCTATGAATTCGAGCTTGACGTGGGGATAGGACGAAACGAGGTTATATATACTTTCAGAGGGGACAAGGGTATTCTAACGGTCACTTTCAAAATGATTGGGAGAAAGCTCCGCGTTACGGCCAGCTGGGCGGGTTTCGGGGAAACTTTCATGGGCAAGCCCCTTGAGAACTTCGCGAAGGGAATAGCGGAGGCAATCCGGGAGTTCTGCTCTTCCATGGCATGCCCCGTTGTGAGATTCCACGGGAGCGAGGGCGAGGTGGAGCACATAACACCCGAAACGGCCCCGGCGCTGGTCAAGAGGGTGGCAATGGAATTTGGAAAGGACTTTATACTTGAAGGGGAGGCAGAAGACGGGACGTATCTGGCCATAACGGTTAAGGACGGCAATCTCAAGGAGCTAAGGGTTAGACAGGGCATGAAAGAGAGCGTTATTGAGGCGGACATACCGGTCATAGAGCTCGGAAAAGAACTTTTTGAAGGCCTTCCTCTTGATAAGAAGTTTAAAATAAGAGCAAAGAAACTTTAATCTTTTTCAACTTCTTCTATGGCCCTTTTGAGTTCGTCGTAAGCTTCTTGCAATGATTCTGGGATAACCTTTGTGTCCGCTATGACGGGCATGAAGTTCGTGTCGCCGTTCCACCTCGGGACTATGTGGAGGTGAACGTGGCTGTCTATTCCAGCTCCAGCAACCCTACCGAGGTTAACACCGAGGTTGAAGCCGTCTGGGTTCATGGCCTTCTTTATGGCCTTAATCATCAGCTGGGTGAGCTTCATTATCTCAAGCAATTCTTCGTCCGTCAGTTCCTCCCAGTTGGCGACGTGCCTGTAGGGAGCGACCATTACGTGGCCCGGATTGTAGGGGTAGTTGTTCATGATGACAAAGGCGTGCTTTCCACGGTAAAGGATGAGCCTCTCCCTGTCGCGGTTCTCCTTTGGAAAGTCGCAGAAGATACAGCCCTCGTGCTTTGGGGAGCGTATGTACTCTATTCTCCACGGCGCCCACAGGACCTTCATTCTCACCACCAGAGGGGGAAAGAGGGGGAGTTTAAAAACCTTACAGCTCAACTCCTGAGAAAATCAGGACGAGGTAGACCGCGTAGAGAACCAGGAAGTACGCTCCCACGGGCCTGTCTATCCCCCCTGTCTTTTTCAGCGAGGCTATCATGGGAATCATCGCGAAGAGAACCAAGACTACCGTCAGCACCGAAGCGCCGGTCTGGATTGGTCTTATGAGCGAGGCAATACCGAGGACAACGAGTGCGTTCATTATGTTGGCCCCAATTATGTTGCCCACGCTTATGCTTCCCCGTTCCCTCAGGGCACCGTAGAGGGCGTTGGTCATCTCGGGCAGGGAGGTTCCAATAGCGACAACGGTGGCTCCGATGACGAAATCAGATATGCCGAGGGCCTGCGCTATGTTCTTACCCCCAAAGACGACCATCTCGGCACCGCCGACGAGGAAGAGTCCAAGAACTATCAGGAGGACGTAATCAAAGGCCTTAACGTCTCCGCTTGGCTCCCAATCCACTTCACTCCTCGCATGCTTCTTGAGAAGCCACCGTAGGTAGACCGCGTATGCAAGGAGTAGCAGAAGCCCGTCGAGTCTACTCAACGTCCCGTCAATTGAGAGGGCTATGAGAAAGACGAGTGAGGCGAGCATAACGAGAGAGTTCTCATATGCGGAACGGCCGGCTTTTAGGGGCCTAATCATGGAGGCGAGACCGAGAATGAGGGCGATGTTGGCGAATATACTCCCGAGGGCGTTTCCGAGGGCTATCCCGTTGACCCCCTGATAGCTCGCCAGGGCACTCGTCGTTATTTCGGGCAACGTCGTTGAGAGACTAACAAGGACGATGCTTATTACCAGCGGAGAGATTCCGGCCTTTCTTGCAACCTCAATTATCTTGTCGGAAAGCTTGTCACCGGCAACCACAAGGACGGCTATTCCAATGAGGATTGAAAGTGACCATACTGCGAACTCAAGCATTTCTCTCCCCTCAATTGCCTTCTTGGGACAGTTTAAAAGGTTGCCCAACAAACTTATTAACCGGACCTGCTAATCACTCACGGTGATAGGTATGAAGCAGAGAAAGGGACTTCTCATAATTCTCGACGGCCTCGGAGACAGACCGATCAAAGAGTTTGGAGGAAAAACACCGCTTGAGTATGCAAAAACGCCCAACATGGACAAGCTAGCCAAGATGGGAATCCTCGGCCAGCAGGACCCCATAAAG from Thermococcus sp. harbors:
- the thyX gene encoding FAD-dependent thymidylate synthase: MGEIKVKLVNYTKKPLETVTWSALISYWEDWETEAFERMSEKDVEMHLPRVLGYGHESILEHAVLTFAIEGCSRVCSHQLVRHRIASYTQQSQRYVKLNPNDVEETFVIPKSVKENPELYEKWKELMRSAIELYEETHRAGVHQEDARFILPQAVRTKIVVTMNLRELKHFFGLRLCERAQWEIREVAWKMLEEIAKNDELRPIIRWAKLGPRCIQLGYCPERELMPKGCLKRTKERWIKLTEVE
- a CDS encoding STK_08120 family protein, which translates into the protein MKSKSWEVELPYDWETLILILSEPEKTLPFFPYFEKFERGRVKFKVPRFIFNFGYEFELDVGIGRNEVIYTFRGDKGILTVTFKMIGRKLRVTASWAGFGETFMGKPLENFAKGIAEAIREFCSSMACPVVRFHGSEGEVEHITPETAPALVKRVAMEFGKDFILEGEAEDGTYLAITVKDGNLKELRVRQGMKESVIEADIPVIELGKELFEGLPLDKKFKIRAKKL
- a CDS encoding HIT domain-containing protein → MKVLWAPWRIEYIRSPKHEGCIFCDFPKENRDRERLILYRGKHAFVIMNNYPYNPGHVMVAPYRHVANWEELTDEELLEIMKLTQLMIKAIKKAMNPDGFNLGVNLGRVAGAGIDSHVHLHIVPRWNGDTNFMPVIADTKVIPESLQEAYDELKRAIEEVEKD
- a CDS encoding sodium:calcium antiporter, producing the protein MLEFAVWSLSILIGIAVLVVAGDKLSDKIIEVARKAGISPLVISIVLVSLSTTLPEITTSALASYQGVNGIALGNALGSIFANIALILGLASMIRPLKAGRSAYENSLVMLASLVFLIALSIDGTLSRLDGLLLLLAYAVYLRWLLKKHARSEVDWEPSGDVKAFDYVLLIVLGLFLVGGAEMVVFGGKNIAQALGISDFVIGATVVAIGTSLPEMTNALYGALRERGSISVGNIIGANIMNALVVLGIASLIRPIQTGASVLTVVLVLFAMIPMIASLKKTGGIDRPVGAYFLVLYAVYLVLIFSGVEL